Proteins encoded by one window of Dioscorea cayenensis subsp. rotundata cultivar TDr96_F1 chromosome 6, TDr96_F1_v2_PseudoChromosome.rev07_lg8_w22 25.fasta, whole genome shotgun sequence:
- the LOC120262900 gene encoding probable small nuclear ribonucleoprotein G, with the protein MSRSGQPPDLKKYMDKKLQIKLNANRVVVGTLRGFDQFMNLVIDQTVEVNGNEKNDIGMVVIRGNSVVMIEALEPVGRTQ; encoded by the exons ATGAGCCGCTCGGGTCAACCTCCGGATCTTAAGAA GTATATGGACAAGAAGCTTCAGA TAAAACTGAATGCCAACAGGGTTGTTGTTGGTACACTCCGTGGTTTCGATCAATTTATGAATCTTGTCATTGATCAAACTGTTGAGGTGAACGGCAATGAGAAGAATGACATTGGAATGGTG GTTATTAGGGGAAACAGTGTGGTTATGATCGAAGCTCTGGAACCCGTCGGCAGAACccagtag